GTTTCCGGCTCCCGGCCCCCGCGGCGCGCCCCGCCCCGCCGGGTGCTGGCCGCGGGGGCGGGATCAGAACCCCAGCAGCATCCGCGCCCGCTCCGACATCATCTCGGGCCGCCAGGGCGGGCTCCAGACCAGCCGGACCCGGGCTTCCTTCACGCCATCCAGCCGCTCGATGGCCTGCTTGGCCTGGCTGACGATCTGGTCGCCCAGGGGGCAGCCGATGGCCGTCAGGGTCATGTCGACCTCGACCACGCCCTCGTCGTCCACCTCGCACCGGTAGACCAGGCCCAGGTCCACCACGTTGAGCCCGATCTCCGGGTCGATGACGTCGGTCAGGGCCTCGCGGACCTGTTCTTCCGTCACCTTCGCCATGGGATCACCTCCCGCTGCCGGGGGCCGAACCAGCTCCACCTGAGGCAACCGGCCCAACCCCAGGCTCAACCTTAAGGATACCGCATCGCCTCACGGGCGGTCCCGTTCGTGTATCCTAGGGGAAGGTTGTAGGGGAAGTTTGCGGCATCCACCCCAGATTCCCGTACCGGCCGGCGCTCCGCGGCGCGCGGCCGCAGGAGGCGATGCACGTGCCTGCACCGACCGTTCCGGCAGAGACGCTGGCGTCGCTGGAAGAACGGGCACGCCGGCTCCGCCGCCACGTCATCCGGATGATCGCCCGGGCCGGCTCGGGTCACCCGGGCGGCTCCCTGTCCGCTGCGGAGATCGTCACCGCGCTGTACTTCCATGTGATGCGCCATGACCCGGCCCGCCCCAGCTGGGACGACCGGGACCGGTTCGTCCTGAGCAAGGGGCACGGCGTGCCCATCGTGTACGCCGCCCTGGCAGAGGCGGGCTATTTCCCCGAGGCCTGGCTGGAGCGGCTGCGCCAGCTGGACAGCCCGCTGCAGGGGCACCCTTCCCGGCGGGACTGCCCGGGCATTGAGGCCTCCACCGGCTCCCTAGGTCAGGGCCTTTCCATCGCCGCGGGCATGGCCCTGGCAGGCAAGCTGGACGGCAAGGACTACCGGGTGTTCGTGCTGCTGGGCGACGGGGAGATCCAGGAGGGTCAGGTGTGGGAGGCGGCCATGTTTGCGGCCCACCACCGCCTCGACAACCTGATCGCCATCCTGGACTACAACCGCTACCAGCTGGACGACGCGGTGGACGCCATCGTCCGCCTGGAGCCGCTGGCCGACAAGTGGCGCGCCTTCGGCTGGGACGTGGAGGAGATCGACGGCCACGACCTCGGCCAGGTGGTGCCGGCGCTGGAACGGGCCCGGGCCGGCACCGGGCGCCCGGTGATGATCATCGCCCACACCGTCAAGGGCAAGGGCGTGTCCTTCATGGAGAACAACAACGAGTTCCACGGCCGGGCGCCGACCCCCGAGGAGACCGAAAAGGCCCTGGCGGAGCTGGGGGACGAACCGGCCGCTGCCCGTTGACCAGCGGCAGCCTGCTGACCGTCTGCCGCTGACCGGCCGCGGTCCGCTGACCGGCTGCAGCCTGCTGGCCACCCGCAGCCGGCGGACCGGGCGCAGCCCGCTGACGAGCGCGAGGAGGATCCTGCCATGTTCGGCCTTCCAACAGGCAAGCCAACCCGCCAGGCCTTCGGCGAGGCGCTGGTGGAGCTGGGCCGCCGGCATCCCGAGCTGGTAGTGCTGGACGGCGACCTGTCCAAGTCGACCTACACCCGCTACTTCGCCCAGGAGTTTCCCGACCGGTTCTTCAACGCCGGCATCGCCGAGGCCAACATGGTCGGCCTGGCGGCGGGGCTGGCATCGTGCGGAAAGATTCCCGTCTGCGCCAGCTTTGCGGCCTTTCTGATGTGCAAGGCCTTCGACCAGATGCGCATCGGCGTGAACTACGCGGGGCTTAACGTGAAGTTCGTCGGCAGCCACGGCGGCATCAGCATCGGCGAAGACGGCGTCTCCCAGATGGCCGTGGAGGATGTGGCCCTGGCCCAGGCGCTGCCGGGCTTCGTGGTGCTGGTTCCCGCCGACGAACATGCCACCCGCAGGGCGGTGGAAGCGGCCGTGGCGCACCCGGGCCCGGTGTACATCCGGGTGGGCCGGCCCAAGGCCCCCCTGGTCTACGACACCCGTCCCTGCGACTTCGCCATCGGCCGGGCCATCCTGGTGCGGGACGGCGGCGACCTGACCATCGCCGCCAACGGGCTGATGGTGGCGGCGGCCCTAGCCGCGGCCGAGCAGCTGGCGGCGGAGGGCATTGAAGCCCGGGTGCTGGACTTTGCCTCCGTCAAGCCGCTGGACCGGGACGCCGTGCGGGCGGCGGCGGAAGAGACAGGCGCCCTGGTGGTGGCGGAAGAGCACCTCAAGGCCGGCGGCCTGGGCAGCGCCATCGCCATGGCCCTGGCGGAGACGGTGCCGGTGCCGGCGGAGTTCGTCGCCCTGCAGGACACCTATGCCGAATCGGGCGCCCCAGAGGACCTGATGCGCAAGTACGGGCTGACCCCGGAGGCCATCGCCATCGCCGCCCGCCGGGTGCTGGAGCGCAAGCGGGCCGGCGTCGTGGGTACCGCCCACCGCTGACGGGGCGCTCCACCGCTGACGGGGCCGGCGACCCGGCCGGGCCCCACGGCCTTGAGGGGCCCCACCCGGCCCCGACGGACGATCAACCGGCGCCGATCGGGGCGGACCCGGCTTGAACCAGGCTCGCTGAGGCTTGGTGGGAGTGCCCGGCACCATGGGGGCGAAACGAGCACTCCTCCGCAGTGACACCTGACGGGCCGGCCCTTCTTGCGAGGGGACCCAGGGGTCTGCGTGCGGGCCTTCGTCGGACCGACCCGGGGGCCGGCCCTCCTTCTGCGGCCCCACTACCCGGTGGGGGCCCCCCTACCTGGTGGGAGTCCGTCCTTTCCTCGTCCGTTCCTATTGGGAGCCGGCCCCCTCCGCGGGGGCCCCGGTTCCTTCGTCTTCCTTTCCGGCTTCCGTTCCGGCACCGGCCTCTCGGGCGGCGGCCCCCAGCACGTCGCTGGCCAGGGAATCCTCGCCTTCCAGCGTCAGCGTCGCCGCCCAGTAGTCCCGGCTTCCGCCGGGGACGGTCTTATGGTTGAACACGAAATAGTCAAGGTCGTGGATGATCCGGTGGGCCGTGCGGATCAGGCCCGCCTGCCGCTGGCGGTAGCCCTGCTCCAGCGCCCAAAAGAAGGCTTCGAGGTCGCGCCCCACCGTGGATGGTTGCAGGCGCGGCGCCACCTCCCGCAGGAACTGGGCCGTCGCGCCTGTCAGAACGGCTTCCACCTCGGCCCAAGCCGGGCTTTGGGCGTCGCGCAGGGCCGACAGGTGGCCCCAGCCGGTGATCTGGTTCATCCGCTCGTGGATCGCGTGAACGTTGTTCTTTGCCCGCTCCAGCTCCTCGGCCGTGGCCGCCGCCAGCTGGCGGCTGACTTGCGTCAGCTGGTCCGGGTCGGGCTCCCGAGCACCTCCCAGGCCCTCCAGGGCCTGCTGCCACCACGCGGTGCCCGACGGGGTGAAGGACCAAGCCACGACGCCCGCCACCGCCACGACGGTCAGCCCGGCCACCACCCAGCGCCACCCAGGCCGCACCCTTTCCCTCCTCCCGGAAAGGAACCGTCCCGGTGGGGGACCGCCCCTAAAGGAATAACCTGCCAGACCCATGTTACCCGGAAGGGGTCTGGCGGGAAAGACCGGCTGGGGTCCTTCCGCCGCGCATGGGGAGCCGGTTCGGGCGCGCATTGGAATCCGGTCATTGGAATCCGGTTGACCGGCGTGACCTTGGACCCGGCTGGCCAAGGTTAGGGCCGGCCGGCGTCTCCTACCGGCGACGGCCGGGGTGTCCGTAGGGCTTCTGTAATGACCCGCACGTTATGGCGCATCATGCCCAGGTAGGTCTCGGCACCGCTCCCCCGCGGACCCACCGAGTCGGCGTAGAGCCGGCCGCCGATGGGCACGCCCGCCTGGGCGGCCAGTTCTTCCATCAGCTTGGGGTTGATGGTTGACTCCACAAAGGCCGGCACCCCGTACTGCCGCAGGTGTCCCATGAGCCGGGCCAAGTCGGCAGCGGCCGGTTCTTCCTCGGTGCTGACCCCCCACACGGTGTCCACCACCCGCAGGCCGTAGCGGCGACCGAAGTAGCGGTAAGCGTCGTGGGTCGTCACCAGCAGCCGCCGCTCGGGTGGAACCGCTGCCACCTGGCGGGCGATCCAAGCATCCAGCCTCCTCAGCGCCGCCTGGAGGGCGGCCGCCCGCTGCCGGTAGAACGCGGCCCCCGCCGGATCGGCGGCCGTGAGGGCATCGCGGATCGCATCAACATAGCCCATGACCAGCACCGGGTCCATCCACAGGTGAGGGTCGACCTTGGTGGGATCGCCCGGCCAGGGCAGAGCCACTCCGGCGGGCAGACCTTCCGCCACCCGGACGACCAGGGGACCGGCCTGCCCCCGACGGGGCTCGCCCGCACGCCACAGCGCGGACCCGCCGGGCGCGCCCTTGGCCTGGGGCGTCGCGGCAGCGGCCCGGGGCGGGGGTTGGGGCGACCCGATCGGCGGAGACACCGTGGGGATGGCAGCGGGTGTTGGCGATCCGGACGGCGTGACCGGCTCCGGCAGCCCCTGTAATAACCGCTCTGCCCAGAGGTCGATGCCGTAGCCGTTCAGCAGCACCACCTGGGCCCGGGCGAGCGCCAGGGCATCCCGCGGCACCGGCTCATAGCTGTGGGGATCCTGGCCTGGGGCCAGCAGGCTATGCACCCGCACCCGCGGCCCACCGATCTGGGCCGCCAGGTCGGCCAAGATGGTGGTGCTGGCCGCCACCAGGGGGCGGGGGTCACCGGGACCCATCACCTGGTCCCACCAGACTCGCCCGGCGGCCAGCACCGAGCCAAAACCGAGGAGAAGCACCAGGGCCATCACCAGGACGGCCGTCGGCAGGGGGCGGGGCCGCCTCATGCCTTCTCACCCTCACCCCGGGTAGACCGCCCTTCGTCGCCCTCCGGCTCCAAGGCGTAAACGCGGAGAGCCGCCGCGGCGGCGTGGTCCAACCACTGGCGCCTCGGCTCAACCGGGGCGGCGAAGGGATCCGGTCGCTGTTCCGGTGCCTCCCCAGGTACCGTCCTGCGCACCCACAGGCCGCCACCGGCCCGGCCGAGGACCTCCAGCCGGGTACCCGGCACCAGGCCGGCCCGGCGCAGGCGAGCCAAAAGATCGGGGTCCTCATCGTCCACGCGGGCGATCAAGGCGCGGTGCCCCGGTGATAACTGGGCCAGCGTCAAGGGGGGCTGCTGGTCGGCGGGGACCTCCCCTGCAGCGGTGGGGATGGGAGCCCCGTGGGGGTCGTGGGCTGGATGGCCGAGGGCTTCGGCCATCTCTTCGGCCAGGTGGGGCGGGGTGGCGTGCTCCAGCTCATGGGCCACCTGGTGGACGTCCTCCCAGGCCATCCCTGCCACGTCGGTCAGGTACCGCTCCCACAGCCGATGGGTGCGGATCAGCCGGCGCGCCTCCCGCACGCCCGCCGCCGTCAGCCGGGCGCCCAACGGCGGCGCCCCAACCCAGGCCCCCGCCCGGCGGGCACGGGTGGCCTTGGGCGCGGGGTCCCAGGCCGCTAGTCCCCGGGCGACCAGCCGGGCCACGGCCCCTTGCACCTCCCGCCGGCTGAGGCCGGTCCAGCCCGCCAACACGTCCAGGGGAACGCCCCGCGGGCCCATGGCCGAGGTGCCCTCGAACGCGACCGATGCGGCTGGCACCGCCTCCTCGCCATCTTCCAAGCCCAGCTCGTGCAGCCCTTTGAGCACGTCTTCCGCGGCCACCACCCGAGCCATGCGCCGCCGCTCCAGCGCCCGGGCCAACAAGCCCTGCTCGGGGGCCAGGGCCAGGGCCAGCGCGAATCCGGCCATGGCCACCAGCACCATGGCCGGGCCCGACGCCACGTTGAGATAGAAGGAAAGGTACAGGCCGGTCACCGCCGACACCGCGCCTAGCACCACCGCCAGGCCGATCAGGGCCGGGAAGCGCCGGGTCAGCAGGTAGGCGGTGGCGGGCGGGGTGACCAGCATGGCCAGGGCCAGCACCACCCCCACAGCCTGCAGCGCCGCCACCAGCGTGGCCGACACCAGCACCATCATCAGGTAGTGAAGGGTGCGGACGGGCAATCCCGCCACCTCCGCGGTGACGGGATCGAAAGCCCACAGCTGCAGCTCCTTGAAGAGGAGCACCACCAGCCCGGCGGCCACCGCCGCCACCGCGGCCATCAGCACCAGGTCCGCGCGGGCTACCCCCAGGACGTTGCCGAACAGGATGTGGAACACGTCCACGCTGCTGCGGGCACGGCTGAGGATGGCCAGCCCCAGGGCAAAGGCGCCGAGGAAGAGCAGGCCCGTAGCGGCGTCGGACTTGAGGCGGGTGTTGCGCTCAAGAAAGCCGATGCCGGCTGCTGTGAGCAGGGCGCTGGCCAGGGCACCGGTGAAATAAGGCCAGCCCAGCAGGTAGGCGATGGCCACGCCCGGCAGCACGGAGTGGGAGATGGCATCGCCCAGCAGCGACCAGCGCCGCACGAGGAGGAAGCTGCCCGTCACGGCCCCGGCCACGGCCACCAGCACCCCGGCCAGCAGGGCCCGCACCATGAAGGGGTAGCGCAGCGGTTCCACCAGGATGGCCAGCCAGCCCGGTTCCCCCGTCATGGCCGCACCCCTCCCGAAAGCGGCAGGGCCACGCTGTCGAGATAGGTCAGGCGGCCGCCGTAGGTCTCCCGCAGCCGCTCGGCCGTCATGACCTCCGCCGGCGGGCCGAAGGCGATGACCCGGCCGTTGATCAGCGCCACGCGGTCGTAGTGATCGATGCCCGAAAGATCGTGGTCCACCACCAGGATCGTCTTGCCCCCATCTCGCAGCCGGGCGAGAAGCCGCCGCACCACCTCCTGGGTGGCGGCATCCACACCGGCATAGGGTTCGTCCAGCAGGATCAGGTCGGCATCCTGGGCCAGAGCCCGGGCGATGAAGACCCGCTGCTGCTGGCCGCCCGAAAGGGCCGCCAGGGGGCGCCGGGCGTAGGCCGCCATGCCCACCTCCTCTAGTGCTTCTTCGACCCGGCGGTGGTCCTCCGGCGCCGGGCGCCGCAACCAGCCCAGGCGCGGCACCCGCCCCATCATCACCACGTCGGCCACCGTGGCCGGAAAATCCCAGTCGATCAGCTCCCGCTGGGGCACGTAGGCGATCCGGCGCCGCTGGCGCTCCACCGGCTGACCGAAGATCCGCACCGTGCCCGCGGCCGGCCGCACCAGCCCGAGAATCGCCTTGAAGAGGGTCGATTTCCCGGCCCCATTGGGTCCCACGAAGGCCACCAGTAAGCCCGCTGGTACCGTCAGCCGGACGCCCCGCAGGACGGGCCGGTGGTCATACGCCACGTAGAGATTCCGTAGGTCCACGGCGGCCGCCGCCGCGTTCTCCTGCCCCGTGGCCATCCCTCCATTTTCCTGTCTCGAGGTCACCGCTACCGTCTCCTCGGGTCCCATCCCCATCCCCCTCGGTGGGCTCGCCCGCCCTTCCAACCCCCGCGTCCGGGCGGACCCGGTACGGCCGTTGACCGGGGTTCAGGACGAAGGGGGGCGGGTTTGCCGGCACCAGGCTAGCGTGTTTTCCCTCCAACAACAGTTTTGTATTAATGCAAATTCGGGGTGCAAGACCCGCTTCCAGCGTAAGCCCCTGCGTCGCCTACCCCGCCCGAGCCGCCCCATCGGGGCGCAGGCGCCGGCCTTGTGGTTTATAACACCCCAGGCGTCAGGCTCGCTGCTCGTCGGCGGACCGGGGGGCGGTTGAGCGACCGACGGTGGCAGCCGTGGCAGCCTCAGGCCTCCGCGGCCGCTGGCTCTGGCAGGCCTCAGTCCGGCTGCCGAAGGCCCCCCAGGCCCGTCGGCACCCGCCCGTTGCGGCCGGGTTCTGACAGCCCGGGACGGACGGTAACCCGGCCCGGCGGCGCAGGAGCGCCGTCCTCCGGTGGGCGGGCGTTGGGCCGCGGCACCTCGATGACGGCAATCTCCATCCAGCGGCCGTCCATCCAAGTATTGGCGTAGATGAGATCGGGTTGGCCGTCGGCGTCAAGCCGCGGATACAGGTGAAAGCGCAACCCCGCCACATCCGCCGCGTTGTAAAAGCCGGAGTAGTAGAGGATGTCCAGCACCTGCTCAGCCAGGGCTAGGGCTTCGCGCCGGTCCGGGCAGATGACGGTACCGTCTTCGCGCAGGGTGGTCTCCATGAACACCTGGGCCAGGTCGCTCAGGACCTTAGCATCGTACGGATGGTCGCGCCGCGGTCGGGAATAGCCCTGGCGGGGCAGCCGACGACCCTCCTCTGGGGACTCTCCGGGCCCCGTCGGCTGGGGCGATTCGCCCTCCTCGGCGTGGAGGTGGTCATGGGACGGCCCGGCATCATCGGGCCGGTCGTCTCGGTCCATGGGGTTCGCCTCGCTCCCCGGTGGCTCGCGGTGGCTCGCCGCCTGCTGACGGCGGACGATCCTTGGCCTCGGCGCGGCCGGCAACGCCCAGCACCGGGCTGTGCCGTCCGGCTAGCGATTTATCATAACACAGCGCCCGGTCAGAGACCGCCCCCTGGCGGGGAAAGACCACCCGGCTCGCCGGCCGCGGTGCCCGATCGCGTAGGGGACGGCAAGGACGGGGAGATGGGGACGTCGGCTCCGCACTCCGGACGGGTTTCCAGTCGGTGGGCAGCAAGGGGCTCCGGTGTCAACACGGGACGAACGGGGTCGAAGGACCTGATCCCAAGGGCGCCCGCTGAGCCCGCCACCGCCCCAGCGGCGGTCAGGGGGGCGGGGAGGCGGTCGCTTCGGGCATGATTTGCCGCGGGATGGGTGACGACCGGCGCCCCGGCCCTGGCCGCGGAGCCAAGTCCGTCCTGGCTGGAACCGGAGGGTTGGGCTGGACCCGCCCAGGAAACTCGACGGGTTTCCTTGAGAATCTGTTTCAGGTAGAAGGCGCCCGCGTCCATCCCCTGGGCTCCGAGAAGCAAAAGCAGATCCCCTTCACCCAGCCGGGACACGGCCGCCGCCACCGCATCCCCCAGCCGGGCAAAGGTGGAGACCTGGGGCCGCTCGAGACCGCCCGCCTTAAGTCCGGCCAGGCATGCTTCCCATTCGGCCGGCCGCACCATGTCCCGGGCCGACGTGTCTCCAGCGCTGGCCGTGACGACAACCGTGGCTTTAAACCGCCGGGCCTCGCAGGCCAGCTGCAACCCGTTGGCGTAGTTGATCGCCTCACCCCGACCGCCCCGGACCGCGTAGACCACGGCCATTCGGCGGTGGGGGATCTGGGCCGCAACGGCAAAACAGGCGGCCAGGCTATCCGGTCGGCCGACCGTATCGTCGATCACGGTGAAGGGTTGACGCATCAAGACTTGGGTACGGCGTCGCGGTGCAGCGAAAGAGGACAAGGCGCGCGCCACCAGGGCGAGGCCTAGGCCAAGCCACAGGGCCGCTCCCACCGCCGCCACGGCGTTCAAGGCGTGGTGGGGGCCCAGCATCTGCGTCTTCAACCACACCTCGAGATCCGACGCCACGCTATGCCCATCGGCAGCGTGGAGCCAACCAGCCGGCCAAGGAACCAGGCCAGTCAGAACCTGCCCTAGGCGCCCGGTGGGCCCCGGCGGCCAAGCCGACGGCAGCCGCAGGCGCAGCCGGTTCGTCCAGAGGGCGGACGGCCCTTGGCTAGGGAACGGGGAATCGGCCGCAGCGACTCTTTCCTCCATAAGGCGTAGGGCGCTCTCGGGCCCGCGCCCAAACAGGACCACCGGCGCCTGGGCATAAGGACCGAGGCGCAAGGCGGCCTCCCCCTCGTGCATCAGCATCCCGCCGTCGGGCGGGACCATGGCGACGAACCGCCCCTTGGCCGCGGCGTAGTGCTCGTAGGTGGGGTGGTATTCCAGGTGCTCCAGGGGGGCCAGATTGGTCACCACGCCCAGATCGAAGGCCACGTCGTCGACCCGTCGCTGGTCGACGCCCTGGGATGAGACCTCCATCACCGCCACCCGACAGCCGGCGTCGACCATGGCCCGCAGGTAGCGGTGCAGGTCGAGGGGGTCGGGAGTGGTCAGGTTGCCGGGGCCACGGTGGCCGCCGGCGCGCACCTCCAGCGACCCGATAAGGCCCGTCGGGATCCCCGCGGCGCTCAAAAGGTGGTAGAGCAGCAGGGTGGTGGTCGTCTTGCCGGTGGTCCCGGTGACGCCCACCACCACCAGCTGGCGGGACGGGTGGCCGTAGCGATTGGCCGCCAGGCGAGAGAGGGCCGAGCGGGCACAGGGCACCTCAAGCCAGCTGACACCGGGAGGCAGCGTCTGGGCCGGGGGCTGTTGGGCCATCACCACCCGCGCGCCGCGGCGCAGTGCCTCTCCGGCGAAGGCGGCGCCGTCATGGCGGCGGCCGGGGATGGCGACGAACAGGTCGCCGGGTTCCACCCGAGCGGAGTGGGAGCGGATCTCACCGACCCGTGGGGGAAGGGGATCACCCGTCAGATGAAAACGCAGCCCTGCCAGCAGTTGGCCAACGTCCAGCGCCATGGTCCTTGTTCGCCCCCCCGTTTGGGGTTCCCCGATAGGCGTATGTCGCATGCCCCGGGCAGGTGTCACGGAGGGCGCAACGGAGTAAGGGAAAAGCTGGGCAACGGGGTCCCCGACAAGCGGGGGACCCGACAAACGGGGTCCCGGACCGGGGGGTGGGTGGCGCTGGAAACTGAAAACAGGGGCCTTGACCGGCAAGGGCTTAAAAGCCCGCCAGCCAGCTGATCAGGGCGGGGGCCAGCAGGGTGAGGATGAGCCCGTGGACGAAGGCCAGGGCCGTGGTGCCCGCATCCCGCGCCGCCGCGGCGATGATGGGCAGGGTGGTGTCCATGGTGGTGGCGCCGCCCGGCAGGACGGCGAGCCAGCTCCGCCGGCCTGCCAGGCGCGCCAGAAAGGGCACCGCCACCACCGTCAAAAGCTCCCGCAGCACGTTGGCCAGGAAGGCTAAGGCGCCGGCGGCCGGTCCCCACAGCTGGGCCACCAGTACCCCTGCCATGCTGTACCAGCCAAAGGCGGCCGCCACGGCCAGGGCCAGGGCGGGCGGCTCGCCGGTCAGCCGGCCCGCCAGCCAGCCCCCGGCCAGGCTGCCCATCCCGCCCAGGAGGGGCAGCAGGAGGGCCTTCCCCCGAACGGCCCGGAGGCTCTCCCGGGTGGCCGGCCACTGGCGTCCGAACTCGCAGCCGTAGAGCACCATGAGCAGGATCAGGGCGTATCCGGAACCGGCCGTCGCCAGCCGCCCGGCGGTGGCCACCAGCTGGGGCGACGCGGCCGCCCCGGCGGCCATCGCCGCCGTTTCTCCGGCCATGGCCGCCTTCCCACCGGCCATCGCTGCCGTCCCCTCGGCCATCGCCGCCCCGGCACCGCCGTCCACCAGGCCGCCCGCCCAGTGGACGAACCCGCCCCCCGCCAGCCACCCGCCCACGACCGCCAGGACGGCTGCCGCGCTGAGGCGCAGGGCTTCGCCGGGTCGGCCAGGGTCCGCGGCGGCCGCGGCCTGCCCCGCGGCGCCGGGATCGCGACGGATCGGGTCCTGCCGAGCGGTCTTTCCCTCGGGGGCGAGACTCCCCTGGGCGGCGCGATCCGGAGGGATCAGGTGCGGGCCCGCCGCCTTCCCAGAGCGCTCGAAGGGACGGGGCCGGGTTCGACTGCGCACCTCACCGGGCTCGGCGCCGGCCCGGCCGGACCGGCGCGAGGCGGTGCGGGCGCGGAAGGCGGCCCCCAGCGCCCAACCGAGCAGTCCCGCCAGCAGGGCCCCTCCTGCCGTGGCCACGGCAAAGGTCGCAGCCCGGCCGCCCAGCCGGGCCAGCCCGGACCCCACCTGCGGGTCAAGGCCAAGCCGCAGGCCCATGAGGAAAAGCAGCATCCGCAGGGTCCAGCGCGATGCCGCATTCCACCAGGCCGCCGGAATCCGGTTGCCGAGGCCGCTCAACCCCGCCGCCATGCCGGCAGCCAGGGCCACCAGCACCGCGGTCACGGGCGACCTCGCTCCTTGCCTAGGCTCCCGCGGGCGGGCTCCTTTTCGCTTGCCCCGGGCCAGCGCGTTCCACCCGAAGAACCCCTGCTCGCGGCGCCCGCGTGGCGGCTGGCGGGACCGGCCCTTTCGCCGGTGGCACGGGTACGCCTGCCGCTCTCAAGCACGCCCATGAGCCGCGCAAACCCCAGGGCGCCCAGCAGGATGACGCCGGCGAGGGACACCGTCATCCCCAGCAGCCCGGCCACCGATCCGCCCGTGCGGCGCTGCCACAGGGCGGCGATCACCACAAACAGCCCCAGGGCCATCGCCCGGACCACCGGCTTCAATCGCTCGCGCAAGCTGGTTCCCCCGTTTCTCCCTGCTTTCGTGTCCACGCCCGGCACCGCCGCTAAGCGGGACCGCCCTTGGCCCGGGCCGGCCGCGGACCGAGGTCCCTTCCCCGACACCCTCTGGCGCCGGATCTCTGGCGCCGGATCTTCCGCGGGAGGGCTGGCGGGCACCCCGTTGACCTGCTCAGGCGCGGGCCGGATACTGGAGATGATGGTAGCACCGTGGGGGTGCTGGCGCCACGCCGGCTGAGACGAGCCAACCGGCTCGAACCCCTCGAACCTGACGTGGGTAATGCCACCGGAGGGAACGGTGCGGTCCCGCTCCAACGAAGCTTCTGGATCGCTTCCTGGCGCCTGGGCCGCGTTCGTCCCGCGGCCCCTTTTCGTTGCCGGCCGCACCCTGCCCTGCCGCGGCACCCGCCCGCGCCAGCCCGCACCACCCGTGGGAAGGGAGCGATCCACCATGCCCACCCCTGCTGAGTCCCGTCCCGGTGCGCCCCGTCCGGGTGCTCCCCGCCCGCATGCGCCCGGCCCGGGCACCCCACCGCAGGCCCCCCCGCCCCGAGCCATGACCATCGCCGGCTCCGACAGCGGCGGCGGCGCGGGGATCCAGGCGGACCTGAAGACCTTCAACGCTCTGCGGGTCTTCGGCACCTCGGCCATCACCGCCCTGACGGCCCAGAACACCGAGGGGGTGCGGGACGTCCACCTGGTCCCCCCCGAGATGGTGGCCGCCCAGATCGACGCCGTGCTGGACGACATCGGCACCGACGCCGCCAAGACGGGCATGCTGGGCACCACCGCCATCGTGGAGGCCGTGGCCGAGCGCATCGGCTACTGGCGGGACCGGCTGGGTCCCTTCCCCCTGGTGGTCGACCCGGTGATGATCGCCAAGAGCGGCGCCCCCCTCCTGGACGAACCGGCCCGGGAGGCGGTGCGGCGGCTGCTCCTGCCGCTGGCGACGGTGATCACGCCGAACCGCCACGAGGCGGAGGAACTGGCCGGCGTCCCCATCCGGACGCTGGACGACGCCCGCCGGGCGGCCCAGGTCCTCCACGGGCTGGGGCCGGCCTGGGTGGTAGTCAAGGGCGGTCACGTGGCGGAAGATTCCGCCGAGGCCGTGGACGTGGTCTACGACGGTCGGGAATGGCAC
This is a stretch of genomic DNA from Thermaerobacter sp. PB12/4term. It encodes these proteins:
- a CDS encoding lysine exporter LysO family protein, whose protein sequence is MTAVLVALAAGMAAGLSGLGNRIPAAWWNAASRWTLRMLLFLMGLRLGLDPQVGSGLARLGGRAATFAVATAGGALLAGLLGWALGAAFRARTASRRSGRAGAEPGEVRSRTRPRPFERSGKAAGPHLIPPDRAAQGSLAPEGKTARQDPIRRDPGAAGQAAAAADPGRPGEALRLSAAAVLAVVGGWLAGGGFVHWAGGLVDGGAGAAMAEGTAAMAGGKAAMAGETAAMAAGAAASPQLVATAGRLATAGSGYALILLMVLYGCEFGRQWPATRESLRAVRGKALLLPLLGGMGSLAGGWLAGRLTGEPPALALAVAAAFGWYSMAGVLVAQLWGPAAGALAFLANVLRELLTVVAVPFLARLAGRRSWLAVLPGGATTMDTTLPIIAAAARDAGTTALAFVHGLILTLLAPALISWLAGF
- the thiD gene encoding bifunctional hydroxymethylpyrimidine kinase/phosphomethylpyrimidine kinase, with product MPTPAESRPGAPRPGAPRPHAPGPGTPPQAPPPRAMTIAGSDSGGGAGIQADLKTFNALRVFGTSAITALTAQNTEGVRDVHLVPPEMVAAQIDAVLDDIGTDAAKTGMLGTTAIVEAVAERIGYWRDRLGPFPLVVDPVMIAKSGAPLLDEPAREAVRRLLLPLATVITPNRHEAEELAGVPIRTLDDARRAAQVLHGLGPAWVVVKGGHVAEDSAEAVDVVYDGREWHLLRAPRIATRSTHGTGCTFSAAITAYLARGYGVLDALQAAKVYITGAIRHAPAIGRGHGPTCSFYPWEAASGAADAPGRPAEGGEEG
- a CDS encoding Mur ligase family protein — translated: MALDVGQLLAGLRFHLTGDPLPPRVGEIRSHSARVEPGDLFVAIPGRRHDGAAFAGEALRRGARVVMAQQPPAQTLPPGVSWLEVPCARSALSRLAANRYGHPSRQLVVVGVTGTTGKTTTTLLLYHLLSAAGIPTGLIGSLEVRAGGHRGPGNLTTPDPLDLHRYLRAMVDAGCRVAVMEVSSQGVDQRRVDDVAFDLGVVTNLAPLEHLEYHPTYEHYAAAKGRFVAMVPPDGGMLMHEGEAALRLGPYAQAPVVLFGRGPESALRLMEERVAAADSPFPSQGPSALWTNRLRLRLPSAWPPGPTGRLGQVLTGLVPWPAGWLHAADGHSVASDLEVWLKTQMLGPHHALNAVAAVGAALWLGLGLALVARALSSFAAPRRRTQVLMRQPFTVIDDTVGRPDSLAACFAVAAQIPHRRMAVVYAVRGGRGEAINYANGLQLACEARRFKATVVVTASAGDTSARDMVRPAEWEACLAGLKAGGLERPQVSTFARLGDAVAAAVSRLGEGDLLLLLGAQGMDAGAFYLKQILKETRRVSWAGPAQPSGSSQDGLGSAARAGAPVVTHPAANHARSDRLPAPLTAAGAVAGSAGALGIRSFDPVRPVLTPEPLAAHRLETRPECGADVPISPSLPSPTRSGTAAGEPGGLSPPGGGL